In Armatimonadota bacterium, a genomic segment contains:
- a CDS encoding cysteine hydrolase produces MGKPALLIIDMQNDSCQPGAAFEVRGALGVLPNVKRLLDAFRTNGLPVVHVMREYRADGADIEITRRDRFIRAGGAFVPGTSGHAPVEGLGPVSGEAVVPRQRWSAFHKTDLEAVLQAQEVELVVLAGVETLGSIRCSAYDALALDLEVVVASDATMAGDAEAHKANLRDMETVGIEVSSADHIVWALPKRLGRRLRTRRDEAKTRQS; encoded by the coding sequence TCATTGACATGCAGAACGACTCCTGCCAGCCCGGAGCGGCATTCGAGGTGCGCGGCGCCCTGGGCGTGCTCCCCAACGTCAAGAGACTGCTGGACGCCTTCCGGACGAACGGCCTGCCCGTCGTGCATGTCATGCGGGAGTACCGTGCGGACGGCGCGGACATAGAGATCACGCGGCGCGACCGGTTCATCCGTGCAGGCGGCGCGTTCGTGCCGGGCACGAGCGGGCATGCGCCGGTCGAGGGGCTGGGGCCGGTCTCCGGCGAGGCGGTAGTACCCAGGCAGCGGTGGAGCGCCTTCCACAAGACCGACCTGGAAGCCGTGCTGCAGGCCCAGGAGGTCGAGCTCGTGGTGCTGGCCGGGGTGGAGACCCTGGGCAGCATCCGGTGCAGCGCGTACGACGCGCTCGCCCTCGACCTCGAGGTCGTGGTCGCGTCGGATGCGACCATGGCCGGCGATGCCGAAGCGCACAAGGCCAACCTGCGCGACATGGAGACCGTCGGCATCGAGGTCTCCTCGGCCGACCACATAGTCTGGGCGCTGCCCAAGCGGCTGGGCCGGCGACTCAGGACCCGGCGCGACGAGGCGAAGACCCGCCAGTCCTGA
- a CDS encoding M20/M25/M40 family metallo-hydrolase — translation MSVHEHPAELLRRLIQFDTTNPPGCEVACVGYINDLLTAAGFETTLLARDPERPNLIARLAGEGSAPPLLLYGHVDVVTTAGQVWQHPPFEGRLVDGFVWGRGALDMKGGVAMMLAALLRARAEGLRPAGGVVLAILCDEEANGEHGARFLVEDHAGLFDGIRYAIGEFGGFSMPVGGRTFYPIQVAEKRSCWLRATVRGPGGHGALPMQGGAMASLGRVLRALDRRHLPVRVTPVARQMIEAVAGALRPPSSWILRTLLDTHSTDAVLALMGERGRMFSPLLRNTVNATIVRGGEKVNVIPSEIVLDMDGRLLPGCGPGDLITDLRPILGPDVALSEAGDAGVIRHDPGPASPDMGMFDLLAGILRDQDPGGIPVPYLMPGATDGRFFARLGIQTYGFLPMRLPEGMNFSRLVHAADERIPSEAVEFGTRAILEALRRFGRAR, via the coding sequence GTGTCCGTTCACGAACATCCCGCCGAACTGCTTCGGCGCCTGATCCAGTTCGACACCACCAACCCGCCTGGGTGCGAAGTCGCCTGCGTCGGTTACATCAACGACCTGCTGACCGCGGCCGGGTTCGAGACCACGCTTCTGGCCCGCGATCCCGAGCGACCCAACCTGATCGCGCGCCTGGCCGGGGAGGGCAGTGCGCCGCCGCTGTTGCTCTATGGGCACGTGGACGTCGTGACCACCGCTGGGCAGGTCTGGCAACACCCACCGTTCGAAGGCCGCCTGGTAGACGGCTTCGTCTGGGGGCGCGGGGCTCTCGACATGAAGGGCGGCGTGGCGATGATGCTGGCCGCGCTCCTGCGCGCACGGGCCGAGGGCCTGCGGCCGGCCGGCGGCGTTGTGCTGGCGATCCTGTGCGACGAGGAAGCCAACGGTGAGCACGGCGCCCGCTTCCTAGTCGAAGACCACGCAGGTTTGTTCGACGGGATCCGCTACGCCATCGGCGAGTTCGGCGGGTTCAGCATGCCGGTCGGCGGCCGGACGTTCTATCCCATACAGGTCGCCGAGAAGCGGAGCTGCTGGTTGAGGGCGACCGTCCGCGGGCCCGGCGGGCACGGCGCCCTGCCGATGCAGGGCGGCGCCATGGCGTCGCTCGGACGCGTACTGAGGGCACTGGATAGGCGCCATCTGCCGGTGCGCGTGACTCCTGTGGCCCGGCAGATGATCGAGGCAGTCGCCGGCGCGCTGCGGCCGCCGTCCAGTTGGATCCTGCGCACGCTGCTGGACACGCACAGCACGGACGCCGTGCTGGCGTTGATGGGCGAGCGCGGCCGGATGTTCTCCCCGCTGTTGCGCAACACCGTCAACGCCACCATCGTGCGCGGCGGCGAGAAGGTCAACGTCATCCCCAGCGAGATCGTTCTCGACATGGACGGGCGACTGCTGCCGGGGTGCGGTCCCGGAGACCTGATCACCGATCTGCGCCCGATCCTGGGGCCGGACGTCGCCCTGAGCGAGGCCGGTGATGCGGGCGTGATCCGCCACGATCCTGGTCCGGCGTCACCAGATATGGGGATGTTCGATCTGCTGGCCGGGATTCTGCGCGACCAGGACCCTGGGGGCATCCCGGTGCCGTATCTGATGCCCGGCGCCACCGACGGGCGGTTCTTCGCACGGCTGGGAATCCAGACCTACGGCTTCCTGCCGATGCGCCTGCCCGAAGGGATGAACTTTTCGCGCCTGGTGCACGCGGCCGACGAGCGGATTCCCTCTGAGGCCGTCGAGTTCGGCACGCGGGCGATCCTGGAGGCCCTCAGGAGGTTCGGGCGGGCGCGCTGA